Proteins encoded together in one Amblyomma americanum isolate KBUSLIRL-KWMA chromosome 1, ASM5285725v1, whole genome shotgun sequence window:
- the LOC144128083 gene encoding uncharacterized protein LOC144128083, with protein MILLLTCVGTLLAAIFVGLYHKPWPFVLLGIWHRQAEDVPGLRRLTAYHDPPQVAAPLPPTLDYVHEATGRVDFRSFESVTQALRVVHSAKEAIPVESLTIIVPLLLSLVLTGWWWYKRRQSSSTTSADSRTSCRSNSSLHTLQESDEAKHRRPGGPTLRSYRLGRRRHSVPIPSVQFPALANFGPAESTGRDLALADALSRIRCDSDEPPESELENVANHATAGLSTLVSDTTAKRMAKETSVDDELRTAPLEAGQAPCELLMGRRLRSRLPDFADRRAPEVKKHTQAHPQRRPLEALGEHDTVRLLDKGGWTTKALAENAVAPRSYMVRKKDVNQLRRNRQHLLRTNEEFDPSLETIPDCTEDSASDCASLPGLRHHRSPWATRAPRVTIKPRLPTRLKSILSQGTDDSASVPVLRQRSPLTGFLTASEEQLFPLSVSSDTDQPLNVGGRLKRWLRDAVWPDLLGYNPTICGGVLEDFSAAEYHGGTLRTEELAPRPQTSSYGGCTRDDVNRADDANRASTEAFETPLLDDIYCRRSDASEDGTDETEVVEGNWADLDESRPQRLEWQPSHHHQRDERRRSGLADWELSHVNNSGLSEDTAYLALPENKCPSEEVLGACSFDQHQQNAWCAAAAAVAPCFVSPVEPLRAPRHSQDVLEQLLKACRQTEAVAFSEILQEL; from the exons ATGATTTTGCTGCTTACTTGCGTTGGGACGCTGCTGGCTGCGATTTTCGTTGGTTTGTACCACAAGCCATGGCCTTTCGTCCTGCTGGGCATCTGGCATAGGCAAGCCGAAGACGTCCCTGGACTTCGGCGTCTAACCGCCTATCATGACCCTC CACAAGTAGCGGCACCTTTACCACCCACCTTGGACTACGTCCACGAAGCCACCGGGCGAGTCGATTTTCGCAGCTTCGAGAGCGTCACCCAAGCCCTCCGGGTGGTTCACTCTGCGAAGGAAGCCATCCCTGTCGAGTCTCTGACGATCATCGTGCCACTGCTGCTCAGCCTGGTCCTGACGGG gtggtggtggtacaaAAGACGTCAGTCGTCATCAACCACGTCAGCGGATTCCCGCACATCCTGCAGAAGCAACTCGTCCCTGCACACACTTCAGGAATCTGATGAAGCAAAACACCGGCGCCCGG GCGGTCCTACACTGCGAAGTTACAGACTTGGTCGGCGACGCCATTCGGTGCCGATCCCGAGCGTGCAATTCCCGGCGCTCGCGAATTTTGGGCCAGCAGAGAGCACAG GGAGAGACCTTGCTCTGGCCGATGCTCTCTCAAGAATCCGATGCGACAGCGATGAGCCAcctgaaagcgaactagaaaatgtgGCCAACCATGCAACGGCCGGCCTCTCCACTCTCGTCAGCGACACAACAGCCAAGCGGATGGCAAAAGAAACGAGTGTAGACGACGAGCTAAG GACAGCACCACTCGAGGCCGGACAAGCCCCGTGCGAGCTACTCATGGGCAGGAGGTTAAGATCGAGGCTGCCTGACTTCGCAGACCGTAGGGCACCAGAGGTCAAAAAGCACACCCAAGCCCACCCTCAGAGACGTCCACTAGAAGCACTCGGCGAGCATGACACCGTTAGGCTGCTCGACAAGGGAGGGTGGACCACAAAGGCCCTCGCAGAAAACGCCGTCGCCCCTCGCTCATACATGGTCCGTAAAAAAGACGTGAATCAGCTTCGTCGCAACCGTCAACATCTGCTGCGAACAAACGAAGAGTTCGACCCctcactggaaaccattcctgactGTACGGAAGACAGTGCTAGCGACTGTGCTTCTCTTCCAGGCTTGCGGCACCACAGGAGTCCCTGGGCAACTCGAGCCCCACGTGTGACGATCAAGCCACGGCTGCCCACACGCCTCAAGAGCATCCTGAGCCAGG GCACTGACGATTCGGCATCAGTACCGGTTCTCCGACAAAGAAGTCCCTTGACGGGTTTTCTGACAGCCAGCGAGGAACAGCTCTTTCCTT TGAGCGTCAGCAGCGACACAGATCAACCGTTGAACGTGGGTGGAAGATTGAAACGATGGCTTCGGGACGCCGTTTGGCCAGACCTCCTGGGCTATAACCCGACCATTtgcggaggggtgctcgaagacTTCAGCGCCGCCGAATACCACGGCGGCACCTTGCGTACGGAGGAGCTGGCACCGCGTCCTCAGACGTCTTCCTACGGCGGCTGCACCAGAGATGACGTCAACAGAGCCGACGATGCGAATCGTGCGAGCACTGAGGCCTTTGAGACCCCCCTCCTGGACGATATATACTGCCGAAGAAGCGATGCCAGTGAGGACGGCACGGATGAGACCGAAGTCGTAGAGGGCAACTGGGCTGACTTGGATGAATCGCGGCCTCAGCGCCTGGAGTGGCAGCCTTCCCATCACCACCAGCGCGACGAGAGAAGACGCTCCGGGTTAGCAGACTGGG AGTTGTCGCATGTGAACAACAGCGGTCTCTCGGAGGACACTGCCTACTTGGCTTTGCCTGAGAACAAGTGCCCATCGGAAGAGGTTCTCGGTGCCTGTTCATTCGACCAGCACCAACAAAACGCTTGGTGCGCCGCGGCAGCTGCTGTCGCCCCGTGCTTCGTATCGCCGGTAGAGCCGCTTCGGGCACCCCGTCATTCGCAGGACGTGTTAGAGCAGCTGCTGAAGGCCTGCAGGCAGACGGAGGCTGTCGCCTTCTCCGAGATCCTGCAGGAACTGTGA
- the LOC144106319 gene encoding phosphatidylinositol-3,5-bisphosphate 3-phosphatase MTMR14-like, whose amino-acid sequence MAKARVARARMRFAVPVILYDGKNICRSATLSGGLEIYGRTIIKFLGCMLTGRLESSEVDVTHSLCGWKIPC is encoded by the exons ATGGCGAAGGCACGCGTCGCAAGAGCCCGCATGCGCTTCGCTGTTCCAGTCATCTTGTACGACGGCAAG AACATCTGCAGGTCAGCGACGCTTTCCGGCGGCCTGGAGATCTATGGGCGAACAATCATCAAGTTCTTGG GATGTATGCTGACGGGTCGACTAGAAAGCAGCGAGGTTGATGTCACGCATTCGCTCTGCGGCTGGAAGATTCCGTGCTGA